The following coding sequences are from one Streptomyces angustmyceticus window:
- a CDS encoding DUF6445 family protein, translating to MPLRTPALPVLPYRKPTRGRDYWVLDDVLPDPDAVRERCLARSDWTEGYPHKPESWPGLRTMPALEPGELAHVEKLVRGATGAPKIWAERPAGGSTFHHNCVQVVGEGEGEPRPHTDSRSLCRYAAVLYLNPLVPKDCGTSFCRQSLPGGTLGGNQVAPPHNNLVDALGTRFVGPDSFTEDVRVPHRANRLLLYSANLIHTATGYWGTTLQDKRMTAVFFWMA from the coding sequence ATGCCTCTACGAACCCCGGCTCTGCCCGTGCTCCCGTACCGCAAGCCGACCCGCGGCCGGGACTACTGGGTGCTGGACGACGTACTGCCGGACCCGGACGCGGTGCGGGAACGCTGTCTGGCCCGGAGCGACTGGACCGAGGGCTACCCGCACAAGCCCGAGAGCTGGCCGGGCCTGCGCACCATGCCGGCGCTCGAACCCGGCGAACTGGCGCACGTCGAGAAGCTGGTGCGAGGGGCGACCGGCGCCCCGAAGATCTGGGCCGAACGCCCGGCGGGCGGGAGCACCTTCCACCACAACTGCGTCCAGGTCGTCGGCGAGGGCGAGGGCGAGCCCCGCCCGCACACCGATTCCCGCAGCCTGTGCCGGTACGCGGCCGTGCTCTACCTCAACCCCCTGGTCCCCAAGGACTGCGGAACCAGCTTCTGCCGGCAGAGCCTGCCGGGCGGCACCCTCGGCGGCAACCAAGTGGCCCCTCCGCACAACAACCTGGTCGACGCCCTCGGCACCCGCTTCGTCGGACCGGACTCCTTCACCGAGGACGTCCGCGTCCCGCACCGCGCCAACCGTCTGCTGCTCTACTCCGCCAACCTGATCCACACGGCGACCGGTTACTGGGGCACCACCCTGCAGGACAAACGGATGACGGCGGTCTTCTTCTGGATGGCCTGA
- a CDS encoding SDR family oxidoreductase encodes MTDTRNTALVVGASRTLGLGLVAEYLRRGWDVIGTVRGSRRTGLHDLADASEGRLTIESLEMTDPEQISALRDRLAQRTLDLLFVNAAITRGDLPVGEVPTDMFTEVMTTNALSPMRVVESLRPLVAPTGTIGVMSSSQGSIALNTRGGQDLYRASKSALNQLMRSYAARYAEDPRTLLLVDPGWVRTELGGPGAELSVAESVPGVAETIERHRGRTGLHFVDHEGQVVPW; translated from the coding sequence ATGACCGACACCCGCAACACCGCCCTCGTCGTCGGCGCCTCCCGGACCCTGGGCCTCGGGCTCGTCGCCGAGTACCTCCGCCGCGGCTGGGACGTCATCGGTACGGTCCGCGGCAGCCGGCGCACCGGCCTCCACGACCTCGCCGACGCCTCCGAAGGGCGGCTGACCATCGAGTCGCTGGAGATGACCGACCCGGAACAGATCTCGGCCCTGCGCGACCGCCTCGCACAGCGCACCCTCGACCTGCTCTTCGTCAACGCCGCCATCACCCGCGGCGACCTCCCGGTCGGCGAGGTCCCGACGGACATGTTCACCGAGGTCATGACCACCAACGCGCTCAGCCCGATGCGCGTCGTGGAGTCCCTCCGCCCGCTGGTCGCGCCGACCGGAACCATCGGCGTCATGTCCTCCAGCCAGGGCAGCATCGCCCTGAACACCCGTGGCGGCCAGGACCTGTACCGGGCCAGCAAGTCCGCGCTGAACCAGCTGATGCGCAGCTACGCCGCCCGCTACGCCGAGGACCCGCGCACCCTGCTGCTCGTCGACCCGGGCTGGGTGCGCACCGAACTCGGGGGGCCGGGCGCCGAGCTGAGCGTGGCGGAGAGCGTTCCCGGCGTGGCGGAGACGATCGAGCGCCACCGGGGGAGGACCGGCCTCCACTTCGTCGACCACGAGGGGCAGGTCGTGCCCTGGTAG
- a CDS encoding Pls/PosA family non-ribosomal peptide synthetase, whose product MAPPSRTLVDILDATVLIHPHEPALDDGRTSLSYRELAGEVDALRRRLAAAGIGVGGRVGVRLPSGTNDLYICILAVLAAGAAYVPVDAEDPDERADLVFGEAAVGAVLEAGRRLTLTGGGTTGAPGRPDPAQDAWIIFTSGSTGRPKGVAVTHRSAAAFVDAEAALFLQEEPVGPGDRVMAGLSVAFDASCEEMWLAWRHGACLVPVPRSRVRDGAGLGPWLAEQDITVVSTVPTLAALWPAEALNEVRLLVFGGEPCPPELVERVVTEGREVWNTYGPTEATVVTCAALLTGEGPVRIGLPLDGWELAVVDGAGTPVAMGRSGQLVVGGAGLARYLDRAKDAEKYGPLPSLGWPRAYRTGDLVRAEPEGLVFLGRDDEQVKLGGRRIELGEVDAALQALPGVSGAAAAVRTPRGGTPLLVGYVVTQDGWDRAKAVERLRAQLPAALVPLLAPVDALPTRTSGKVDRAALPWPLPRTTGPTRSSPGPDGRLTGTEAWLAEQWYEILGVPVTDARDDFFAIGGGSLAAAQLATLLRGRYPATAVRDIYRQPTLRKLARLLERSAPDEPDGTTRRVTPVPARAGLGHLLLLLPLFTLTGLRWTLGLLALGNVLAWWGGYPWAPTASWWWVTAGGLLLFSPPGRLATAAGGARLLLRGLRPGSYPRGGSVHLRLWTAERLAELSGVDCLSGAWLVRYGRALGARIGPDVDLHALPPVTGMLKLGRGCAVEPEVDLSGYWLDGDRLVVGPVKVGSGAVVGVRSTLFPGARVGKRAQVAPGSVVTARVPTGQSWGGAPAVELGKAERQWPEPRAPRGARWAALYGMSRPAFGLLRLLAAVPAFAVAGCFVHAGDGLGDAVRGALIALVPATLAYGLAYAALLIVAVRSLSRGLRPGWYPLHGRTGWQVWTVSQLMDLAREALFPLYAGLVTPVWLRLLGMRVGRRAEVSTVLALPSLTTVRDGAFLADDTLVAPYELGGGWLRIGAAEIGERGFLGNSGMTAPGRTVPARGLVGVLSATPKKAKKGGSYLGLPPIRLPRRAGAADPRQTYDPPARLVWARGLVEGCRLVPVLASAALGLLTTAALAHLAALGSPAVAALLSGPVLLAAGVLACGVSLAAKWLLVGRFRPSERPLWSGFVWRTELADTFVEVLAVPWLIGAVPGTPLMNLWLRAQGATVGRGVWCETYWLPEADLVTLEDGVSVNRGCVLQTHLFHDRIIRMNTVVLREGATLGPGGIVLPGSTLGARSTLGPASLAMGAETVPDDTRWLGNPIAAWRE is encoded by the coding sequence ATGGCTCCCCCTTCGCGGACGCTCGTGGACATCCTGGACGCCACCGTCCTGATCCACCCGCACGAACCGGCCCTGGACGACGGACGGACCTCGCTGAGCTATCGGGAGCTCGCGGGTGAGGTCGATGCGCTGCGGCGCCGGCTGGCGGCGGCCGGGATCGGGGTGGGCGGCCGGGTCGGGGTGCGGTTGCCGTCCGGCACCAATGACCTCTACATCTGCATTCTGGCGGTGCTCGCCGCGGGGGCGGCGTACGTCCCGGTGGACGCCGAGGACCCGGACGAGCGGGCCGACCTGGTGTTCGGCGAGGCCGCGGTGGGCGCGGTCCTGGAAGCCGGGCGGCGGCTCACCCTGACGGGTGGCGGCACCACCGGCGCCCCGGGCCGCCCTGATCCCGCGCAAGACGCCTGGATCATCTTCACCTCCGGTTCCACCGGCAGGCCCAAGGGCGTCGCCGTCACCCACCGCAGCGCGGCGGCCTTCGTCGATGCCGAGGCGGCGCTCTTCCTCCAGGAGGAGCCGGTCGGTCCGGGTGACCGGGTGATGGCGGGTCTCTCGGTGGCCTTCGACGCCTCGTGCGAGGAGATGTGGCTCGCCTGGCGGCACGGGGCCTGTCTGGTGCCCGTACCGCGTTCCCGGGTGCGGGACGGCGCCGGTCTCGGCCCGTGGCTCGCCGAGCAGGACATCACGGTGGTGTCCACGGTCCCCACGCTCGCCGCGCTGTGGCCGGCCGAGGCCCTCAACGAGGTGCGGCTGCTGGTCTTCGGTGGCGAGCCGTGTCCGCCCGAACTGGTGGAGCGGGTGGTCACCGAGGGGCGGGAGGTGTGGAACACCTACGGTCCGACCGAGGCGACGGTGGTCACCTGTGCCGCTCTGCTGACGGGCGAGGGACCGGTCAGGATCGGCCTGCCGCTGGACGGGTGGGAGCTGGCCGTGGTGGACGGGGCCGGCACCCCGGTCGCCATGGGCCGCAGCGGCCAACTCGTCGTCGGAGGCGCCGGACTGGCGCGTTACCTGGACCGCGCCAAGGACGCCGAGAAATACGGGCCGCTTCCGTCACTCGGCTGGCCCCGGGCCTACCGCACCGGTGACCTCGTACGGGCCGAGCCCGAGGGGCTGGTCTTCCTGGGGCGCGACGACGAACAGGTCAAGCTCGGCGGACGGCGGATCGAACTCGGCGAGGTGGACGCGGCGCTCCAGGCCCTGCCGGGCGTGAGCGGCGCCGCGGCCGCCGTCCGGACGCCGCGCGGCGGCACTCCCCTGCTGGTCGGCTATGTGGTGACCCAGGACGGCTGGGACCGGGCGAAGGCCGTCGAGCGGCTGCGCGCCCAGTTGCCCGCCGCCCTGGTGCCGTTGCTCGCCCCCGTCGACGCCCTGCCCACCCGTACCTCCGGCAAGGTGGACCGGGCCGCGCTGCCCTGGCCGCTGCCGCGCACCACAGGCCCCACCCGCTCCTCCCCGGGGCCGGACGGGCGGCTCACCGGCACCGAGGCGTGGCTGGCCGAGCAGTGGTACGAGATCCTCGGCGTGCCGGTCACCGACGCCCGGGACGACTTCTTCGCGATCGGCGGCGGCAGCCTCGCCGCCGCCCAGCTCGCCACCCTGCTCCGCGGCCGCTACCCCGCCACCGCCGTCCGCGACATCTACCGGCAGCCCACCCTGCGCAAGCTGGCCCGGCTGCTGGAGCGTTCCGCACCGGACGAGCCCGACGGCACCACGCGCCGGGTGACGCCCGTACCGGCCCGAGCCGGCCTCGGGCACCTGCTGCTGCTCCTGCCGCTCTTCACCCTGACCGGGCTGCGCTGGACGCTGGGGCTGCTGGCCCTGGGCAACGTCCTGGCGTGGTGGGGCGGCTATCCGTGGGCGCCGACGGCCTCCTGGTGGTGGGTGACGGCCGGCGGTCTGCTGCTCTTCAGCCCGCCGGGCAGGCTGGCGACGGCGGCCGGCGGGGCGCGGCTGCTGCTTCGGGGACTGCGGCCGGGCAGCTACCCCCGCGGCGGGAGTGTGCATCTGCGGCTGTGGACCGCGGAGCGGCTCGCCGAACTGAGCGGGGTCGACTGCCTGTCCGGGGCGTGGCTGGTCCGGTACGGCCGTGCGCTGGGCGCCCGGATCGGCCCGGACGTCGATCTGCACGCGCTGCCGCCGGTCACCGGGATGCTCAAGCTGGGCCGGGGGTGCGCCGTCGAGCCGGAGGTGGACCTGTCCGGTTACTGGCTGGACGGGGACCGGCTGGTGGTCGGCCCGGTGAAGGTCGGCTCCGGCGCGGTCGTCGGTGTCCGCAGCACCCTCTTCCCCGGCGCCCGCGTGGGCAAGCGGGCCCAGGTCGCCCCCGGTTCCGTCGTCACCGCCCGGGTGCCGACCGGCCAGAGCTGGGGCGGTGCGCCCGCCGTCGAGCTGGGCAAGGCCGAACGGCAGTGGCCCGAGCCGCGGGCCCCGCGCGGGGCCCGCTGGGCGGCGCTCTACGGAATGAGCCGCCCGGCATTCGGGCTGCTGCGACTGCTCGCGGCGGTCCCGGCCTTCGCGGTGGCGGGCTGCTTCGTCCACGCCGGGGACGGCCTCGGCGACGCCGTACGCGGGGCGCTGATCGCGCTCGTGCCCGCCACCCTGGCGTACGGGCTGGCGTACGCCGCCCTGCTGATCGTCGCCGTCCGGTCGCTGAGCCGTGGTCTGCGCCCCGGCTGGTATCCGCTGCACGGCCGGACCGGCTGGCAGGTCTGGACCGTCAGCCAGCTCATGGACCTGGCCCGGGAGGCGCTCTTCCCGCTCTACGCCGGCCTCGTCACCCCCGTCTGGCTGCGCCTGCTGGGCATGCGGGTCGGCAGGCGGGCCGAGGTCTCCACGGTGCTGGCGCTGCCCAGTCTCACCACCGTGCGCGACGGGGCCTTTCTCGCCGACGACACCCTGGTCGCCCCGTACGAACTGGGCGGCGGATGGCTGCGGATCGGCGCGGCGGAGATCGGCGAGCGGGGCTTCCTCGGCAACTCCGGCATGACCGCACCCGGGCGGACCGTCCCGGCACGCGGGCTGGTGGGGGTGCTGTCGGCCACGCCGAAGAAGGCGAAGAAGGGCGGCTCGTACCTCGGCCTGCCGCCCATCCGCCTGCCGCGCAGGGCCGGCGCCGCGGACCCCCGCCAGACCTACGATCCGCCGGCCCGGCTGGTCTGGGCCCGGGGGCTGGTCGAGGGGTGCCGGCTGGTGCCGGTACTGGCCTCCGCCGCCCTCGGCCTGCTGACGACGGCCGCGCTGGCCCACTTGGCCGCACTCGGCTCGCCGGCGGTGGCGGCGCTGCTGTCCGGCCCGGTGCTGCTGGCCGCGGGGGTCCTCGCCTGCGGGGTGTCCCTCGCCGCCAAGTGGCTGCTGGTGGGCCGGTTCCGCCCCTCGGAGCGCCCGCTCTGGAGTGGCTTCGTCTGGCGAACGGAGCTGGCCGACACGTTCGTCGAGGTGCTGGCCGTGCCGTGGCTGATCGGTGCGGTGCCGGGCACGCCGCTGATGAACCTCTGGCTGCGGGCCCAGGGCGCCACCGTCGGCCGGGGGGTGTGGTGCGAAACGTACTGGCTGCCGGAAGCCGACCTGGTCACCCTGGAGGACGGGGTGAGCGTCAACCGGGGCTGTGTGCTGCAGACCCACCTTTTTCACGACCGCATCATCCGGATGAACACCGTGGTGCTCCGCGAGGGCGCCACACTCGGCCCCGGCGGCATCGTGCTGCCCGGCAGCACCCTCGGGGCGCGCAGCACGCTCGGTCCCGCGTCGTTGGCCATGGGCGCGGAAACCGTCCCCGACGACACCCGGTGGCTGGGCAATCCCATCGCGGCCTGGCGAGAATGA
- a CDS encoding LysR family transcriptional regulator gives MDLDLRKLRYFVAVAEHRQFGRAAQALFIAQPVLSRQIRAFEQELGCRLFTRTTRSVEMTAAGRQLYDEAQRITTVVDTALRRVHEAERGEQRLVIAFSPGLHVSDAIRAFTASHPEVAIDVFPLRWWEQDAPLRDGRAHVGYLRRPFDDSGMHTVPIGHESKVACLPVTHHLAGRRALTSADLDGEPILDVRKRRTSSLEEKFELIASGQGIALVPLRVMTSYSRPDLVHLPITDALPVETCLAVPESNCTGPVRDFLDIATATLRPDSDEAERERERSEAGAGAGAGAGAGQGDAR, from the coding sequence ATGGACTTGGATCTGCGGAAGCTCCGCTACTTCGTCGCGGTGGCCGAGCACCGGCAATTCGGCCGGGCGGCACAGGCGTTGTTCATCGCGCAGCCGGTTCTCAGCCGGCAGATCCGCGCGTTCGAGCAGGAGCTGGGCTGCCGGCTGTTCACACGGACCACACGCAGCGTCGAAATGACGGCCGCCGGGCGGCAGTTGTACGACGAGGCGCAGAGGATCACCACGGTGGTGGACACGGCGCTGCGACGGGTGCACGAGGCCGAGCGGGGCGAGCAGCGGCTCGTCATCGCCTTCTCGCCCGGCCTGCACGTGTCGGACGCGATCCGGGCGTTCACGGCGAGCCACCCCGAGGTCGCGATCGACGTCTTCCCGCTGCGCTGGTGGGAGCAGGACGCGCCGCTTCGCGACGGCCGCGCGCATGTCGGATACCTCCGGCGCCCCTTCGACGATTCAGGGATGCACACCGTCCCGATCGGCCACGAGTCCAAGGTCGCGTGCCTGCCCGTGACGCATCACCTGGCCGGCCGCCGCGCCCTCACCTCGGCCGATCTCGACGGTGAGCCGATCCTCGACGTCAGGAAGCGGCGGACGTCCTCGCTGGAGGAGAAGTTCGAGCTCATCGCCTCCGGGCAGGGCATCGCCCTGGTCCCCCTCAGGGTCATGACCTCGTACTCCCGCCCCGACCTCGTCCACCTGCCCATCACCGACGCCCTGCCCGTTGAGACCTGCCTGGCGGTACCGGAGAGCAACTGCACGGGACCGGTACGGGATTTCCTGGACATCGCCACCGCGACCCTGCGCCCGGACTCCGACGAGGCGGAGCGGGAGCGGGAGCGGTCCGAGGCCGGTGCCGGGGCCGGGGCCGGGGCCGGGGCCGGCCAAGGTGACGCCCGCTAG
- a CDS encoding cryptochrome/photolyase family protein: MHWLFGDQLGPHFLRPSQDSGLTREAPLLMIEARSVFRRRRFHRAKAHLVLSAMRHRAAELGDRVTYVRADTYREALERAAGGDRMTVHHPTSYAALKLVRSLPRVTVGPARGFLVPMDDFTAWADGHGGERLRQEDFYRWVRRRHDLLMDGDAPAGGRWNHDHDNREPPPRRTPVLPVAAPYRPREDEIDDEVRRDLDRWERDGDVSFVGRDGPRLFPATRAEARRALRRFIDHRLATFGPYEDAMLAADPVMSHSLLSAALNLGLLDPAECVEQAEAVWRAGGAPLNSVEGFVRQVAGWREYVWQLYWYFGEEYRHSNELRHTAPLPDWWHDLDADDVRARCLRTVLTQVRDSGWTHHIPRLMILGSYALQHGWDPAAVTDWFHRCFVDGYDWVMVPNVVGMSQYADGGRMTTKPYTSGGAYVNRMSDLCGPCVHRPGDRTGPRACPYTAAYWFFLDRHRGRLEHNHRTARAVRGLDRLPDLAELRRQERARGDGPP, translated from the coding sequence ATGCACTGGCTCTTCGGCGACCAGTTGGGGCCGCACTTCCTGCGGCCCTCGCAGGACAGCGGTCTCACCCGCGAGGCACCACTGCTGATGATCGAGGCCCGGTCGGTGTTCCGGCGCCGGCGCTTCCACCGTGCCAAGGCCCATCTGGTGCTCTCCGCCATGCGTCACCGGGCCGCCGAACTCGGCGACCGGGTCACCTACGTCCGCGCGGACACCTACCGGGAGGCGCTGGAACGGGCGGCGGGCGGCGACCGAATGACCGTGCATCACCCCACCTCGTACGCCGCACTGAAGCTGGTGCGTTCGCTGCCGCGGGTCACCGTGGGCCCCGCGCGCGGATTCCTGGTCCCCATGGACGACTTCACGGCATGGGCGGACGGTCACGGCGGCGAGCGACTGCGTCAGGAGGACTTCTACCGGTGGGTGCGGCGGCGCCATGACCTGCTGATGGACGGCGACGCCCCGGCCGGCGGCCGGTGGAACCACGACCACGACAACCGGGAGCCGCCGCCGCGCAGGACGCCCGTCCTGCCGGTCGCCGCCCCCTACCGGCCGCGTGAGGACGAGATCGACGACGAGGTCCGCCGCGACCTCGACCGCTGGGAGCGGGACGGCGACGTGTCCTTCGTCGGACGGGACGGACCGCGCCTCTTCCCCGCCACCCGCGCCGAGGCCCGACGAGCCCTGCGGCGCTTCATCGACCACCGGCTCGCCACGTTCGGCCCGTACGAGGACGCGATGCTCGCCGCCGATCCCGTCATGAGCCACAGCCTGCTGTCCGCCGCGCTCAACCTCGGCCTGCTCGACCCCGCCGAGTGCGTCGAGCAGGCCGAAGCGGTGTGGCGTGCGGGCGGGGCGCCGCTGAACAGCGTGGAGGGCTTCGTCCGCCAGGTCGCCGGCTGGCGCGAGTACGTATGGCAGCTGTACTGGTACTTCGGTGAGGAGTACCGGCACTCGAACGAGCTGCGGCACACCGCGCCGCTGCCCGACTGGTGGCACGACCTGGACGCGGACGACGTACGCGCGCGCTGCCTGAGGACGGTACTGACCCAGGTACGCGACTCGGGCTGGACCCACCACATCCCGCGGCTGATGATCCTCGGCAGTTACGCACTCCAGCACGGCTGGGATCCGGCCGCCGTCACGGACTGGTTCCACCGCTGCTTCGTGGACGGCTACGACTGGGTGATGGTCCCCAACGTCGTCGGCATGTCCCAGTACGCCGACGGCGGCCGCATGACCACCAAGCCCTACACCTCGGGCGGCGCCTACGTGAACCGCATGAGCGACCTGTGCGGCCCCTGCGTCCACCGCCCCGGCGACCGCACCGGCCCCCGCGCCTGCCCCTACACCGCCGCCTACTGGTTCTTCCTCGACCGGCACCGCGGCAGACTGGAACACAATCACCGCACCGCCCGCGCCGTACGAGGGCTGGACCGCCTCCCCGACCTCGCGGAACTCCGCCGACAGGAGCGAGCACGCGGTGACGGCCCGCCGTGA
- a CDS encoding FG-GAP repeat domain-containing protein codes for MLHKRLGLIAAPIAAVALSLTVAGSPAGAAGSPASGGTGQSGKAAKAAAPCLAGAATLVGDLDGDGHADKISNPGLTGTRMTVQWGAANGSFGKPYAVSALLGAKKGEVTSAAVADFQRDGTLDMVVNIVKPADGDDPATARVAQYRPGPLKRADLASAKARHSDIGDHGEAQQLRIANYGGDAYPDLAILNNSGDGGLDRDVRLTKPATGPGHFDYDLQVKYGAFGTTSEPPAMPGDGWKHFYTPCS; via the coding sequence ATGCTTCACAAGCGCTTAGGTCTGATCGCCGCGCCGATCGCGGCCGTCGCCTTGTCCCTGACCGTGGCCGGTTCCCCGGCCGGCGCGGCCGGGTCGCCGGCCTCGGGCGGCACGGGACAGTCCGGCAAGGCGGCCAAGGCCGCGGCCCCGTGCCTGGCCGGTGCCGCGACGCTGGTCGGCGACCTCGACGGTGACGGTCACGCCGACAAGATCAGCAACCCGGGTCTCACCGGTACCAGGATGACGGTGCAGTGGGGGGCCGCGAACGGCTCGTTCGGCAAGCCGTACGCCGTCAGTGCCCTCCTCGGCGCGAAGAAGGGCGAGGTCACCTCCGCCGCGGTCGCCGACTTCCAGCGCGACGGCACCCTGGACATGGTCGTCAACATCGTCAAGCCGGCCGACGGCGACGACCCCGCGACGGCACGCGTGGCGCAGTACCGCCCCGGCCCCCTCAAGCGGGCCGACCTGGCCTCCGCCAAGGCCCGGCACTCCGACATCGGCGACCACGGCGAGGCCCAGCAGCTCCGGATCGCCAACTACGGCGGCGACGCCTACCCGGACCTCGCGATCCTCAACAACTCCGGTGACGGCGGACTGGACCGCGACGTACGCCTGACGAAACCGGCCACCGGACCGGGGCACTTCGACTACGACCTCCAGGTCAAGTACGGCGCGTTCGGCACCACCTCCGAGCCACCGGCCATGCCCGGCGACGGCTGGAAGCACTTCTACACGCCCTGCTCCTGA
- a CDS encoding alpha/beta fold hydrolase: MTAVYVDDPVRVGACRLSDGRLLGWAEWGPSDGVPVVLCPGAATSRWLGFGAGVVEALGVRLVSVDRPGLGVSSPELGRDFSGFAGDIGQLCVQRGLGRPAVVGNSQGAPFALACAEAGVVSALAVVSGADEVAAPEFAVDLPADLRGLVERAADDPAGAEAFFAGFGAEAMWRMVMAGSPACDLAVYRDDGFAAAYRRALDEGFAQGGAGYARDTVLAMRRWPFALDRITVPVDIWYGEEDSGHSPDRGAWLATRVPRARRRVVPGAGGSLLWTHAGPILTSLLEKAVRDT, encoded by the coding sequence ATGACTGCGGTGTACGTCGATGATCCTGTGCGGGTGGGTGCGTGCCGGCTCTCCGATGGGCGGTTGCTCGGGTGGGCGGAGTGGGGGCCGTCGGACGGGGTGCCCGTGGTGTTGTGTCCGGGGGCGGCCACGAGCCGGTGGCTGGGTTTCGGTGCCGGTGTCGTGGAGGCGCTGGGAGTGCGTCTGGTGTCCGTGGACCGGCCGGGGCTCGGCGTCTCCAGTCCTGAACTCGGGCGGGACTTCTCCGGCTTCGCCGGTGACATCGGGCAACTCTGTGTGCAGCGGGGGCTGGGGCGGCCGGCTGTGGTGGGGAACTCGCAAGGTGCGCCGTTCGCGCTCGCCTGTGCCGAAGCGGGTGTCGTCTCCGCTCTGGCGGTGGTCTCCGGCGCGGACGAGGTCGCCGCCCCGGAGTTCGCCGTCGACCTTCCGGCCGATCTGCGGGGGCTCGTCGAGCGGGCCGCGGACGATCCGGCCGGTGCCGAGGCGTTCTTCGCGGGGTTCGGTGCGGAGGCGATGTGGCGCATGGTCATGGCCGGGAGCCCGGCGTGTGACCTCGCCGTGTACCGGGACGACGGGTTCGCGGCGGCCTACCGCAGGGCCCTGGACGAGGGCTTTGCGCAGGGCGGGGCCGGCTATGCCCGGGACACGGTCCTGGCCATGCGGCGGTGGCCGTTCGCCCTCGACCGGATCACCGTGCCGGTCGACATCTGGTACGGCGAGGAGGACAGCGGCCACTCTCCCGACCGCGGTGCGTGGCTCGCCACCCGTGTTCCCCGGGCCCGGCGTCGTGTCGTACCGGGGGCCGGCGGATCGCTGTTGTGGACGCACGCCGGGCCGATCCTCACCTCGCTCCTGGAGAAGGCCGTACGGGACACGTAG
- a CDS encoding M1 family metallopeptidase, producing MNARQVSTPGPDPYFPDHGDPRYRVHHYDLDLDYRPMSNRLSGTARISAQTGPAPLADIALDLAAFRIQRVLLDGRPVRYTHRAGKLRIRPAKGLAPDAAFTVEVRYSGNPRPVRSPWGGLGWEELTDGALVASQPVGAPSWYPCNDRPADKAAYRLAITTPSPYTAVTGGRLLARTTRASSTTWVYEQPAPTSPYLVTVSLGRYTAVPLTARDPSDGRPAPVPQTAYLPARLLPEFTEDFARQTRMMQYFEEVFGPYPFEEYTVVVADEELDVPVEAQGIATFGTNHVDGARTFERLIAHELAHQWFGNSVSLADWQHIWLNEGFAKYAEWLWSEHSGGRSAAAHAATAHHLLACLPQNLRPADPGRWLMFDDRLYERGGLTVHALRCALGDDAFFPMLRDWTSLHRHSVVTTTDFTTHTQHYATAPLDDLFDAWLRKPALPPLPLLPGWS from the coding sequence GTGAACGCCCGCCAGGTCTCCACTCCCGGCCCGGACCCGTACTTCCCGGATCACGGGGACCCCCGCTACCGGGTCCACCACTACGATCTCGACCTGGACTACCGGCCCATGTCCAACCGGCTCAGCGGCACGGCCCGGATCAGCGCGCAGACGGGCCCCGCGCCACTGGCGGACATCGCACTCGACCTGGCCGCATTCCGGATTCAGCGGGTGCTGCTGGACGGCAGGCCCGTGCGCTACACCCACCGCGCGGGCAAGCTGCGCATCCGTCCGGCGAAGGGGCTCGCCCCGGACGCCGCCTTCACCGTCGAGGTGCGCTACTCCGGCAACCCCAGGCCGGTGCGCAGCCCGTGGGGCGGCCTGGGCTGGGAGGAGCTGACCGACGGCGCGCTGGTGGCCAGCCAGCCGGTCGGTGCCCCGTCCTGGTACCCCTGCAACGACCGGCCGGCCGACAAGGCCGCGTACCGCCTGGCGATCACCACACCGTCCCCGTACACCGCGGTCACCGGCGGCCGGCTGCTCGCCCGCACCACCCGGGCGAGCAGCACCACCTGGGTGTACGAGCAGCCCGCCCCCACCTCCCCCTACCTGGTGACCGTCTCCCTCGGCAGGTACACGGCCGTGCCGCTCACCGCCCGGGACCCGTCCGACGGACGGCCCGCACCGGTGCCGCAGACCGCCTACCTGCCCGCACGGCTGCTGCCCGAGTTCACCGAGGACTTCGCCCGGCAGACCCGCATGATGCAGTACTTCGAGGAGGTCTTCGGGCCGTACCCCTTCGAGGAGTACACGGTCGTGGTCGCCGACGAGGAACTGGACGTCCCGGTGGAGGCCCAGGGCATCGCCACCTTCGGCACCAACCACGTCGACGGCGCCCGCACCTTTGAACGCCTGATCGCCCATGAACTGGCCCACCAGTGGTTCGGCAACAGCGTCTCGCTCGCCGACTGGCAGCACATCTGGCTCAACGAGGGCTTCGCCAAGTACGCCGAGTGGCTGTGGTCGGAGCACTCGGGCGGCCGCTCGGCGGCCGCCCACGCCGCCACCGCGCACCACCTGCTGGCCTGCCTCCCACAGAACCTGCGGCCGGCCGACCCGGGCCGGTGGCTGATGTTCGACGACCGGCTCTACGAACGGGGCGGGCTGACGGTCCACGCGCTGCGCTGCGCCCTCGGCGACGACGCCTTCTTCCCCATGCTGAGGGACTGGACCAGCCTCCATCGCCACAGCGTCGTGACCACCACCGACTTCACGACGCACACCCAGCACTACGCGACCGCTCCCCTGGACGACCTCTTCGACGCATGGCTGCGCAAGCCGGCCCTGCCCCCGCTGCCTCTGTTGCCCGGCTGGAGCTGA